A window of the Pungitius pungitius chromosome 3, fPunPun2.1, whole genome shotgun sequence genome harbors these coding sequences:
- the cab39l gene encoding calcium-binding protein 39-like yields MPLFGKSHKSPADIVRTLKDNLAILVKQDKKTDKASEEVSKCLVSMKEILYGSNDKEPHTETVAQLAQELYNSGLLLSLVENLQVIDFEGKKDVCQIFNNILRRQIGTRSPTVEYFCSHQEVLFILLKGYETPQVALNCGIMLRECIRHEPLAKVVLQSDHFNSFFHYVEMSTFDIASDAFATFKDLLTRHKVLVAEYLEQHYDAVFGDYEKLLHSENYVTKRQSLKLLGELLLDRHNFTVMTRYISKPENLKLMMNLLRDKSPNIQFEAFHVFKVFVANPNKTQPIIDILLKNQTKLIDFLSNFQKDRTDDEQFNDEKTYLIKQIRDLKKPAS; encoded by the exons ATGCCGCTGTTTGGTAAATCCCACAAGAGTCCGGCGGACATCGTCAGGACGCTGAAGGACAACCTCGCCATTCTGGTCAAACAGGACAAGAAGACCGACAAG gcgTCTGAGGAGGTGTCGAAGTGTCTGGTGTCCATGAAGGAGATCCTGTACGGCAGCAACGACAAGGAGCCTCACACGGAGACGGTGGCCCAGCTGGCCCAGGAGCTGTACAACAGCGGCCTGCTGCTGTCGCTGGTGGAGAACCTGCAGGTCATCGACTTCGAG GGGAAGAAGGACGTGTGTCAGATCTTCAACAACATTCTGAGGCGGCAGATCGGGACGCGGAGCCCCACCGTGGAATACTTCTGCTCCCACCAAGAGGTCCTCTTCATACTGCTGAaagg GTACGAGACTCCCCAGGTGGCTTTGAACTGCGGCATCATGCTGAGGGAGTGCATCCGCCACGAGCCGCTCGCCAAGGTCGTCCTGCAGTCGGATCACTTCAACAGCTTCTTCCACTACGTGGAGATGTCCACCTTCGACATCGCCTCCGACGCCTTCGCCACCTTCAAG GATCTCCTGACGAGACACAAGGTGCTCGTGGCCGAATACCTCGAGCAGCACTACGATGCC GTGTTTGGGGATTACGAGAAGCTGCTGCACTCTGAGAACTACGTCACCAAGAGGCAGTCTCTGAAG ctcctgggcGAGCTGCTGTTGGACAGACACAACTTCACGGTGATGACGCGCTACATCAGCAAGCCCGAGAATCTCAAGCTGATGATGAATCTGCTGCGAGACAAAAGCCCCAACATCCAGTTTGAGGCCTTCCATGTGTTCAAG gTTTTTGTCGCCAACCCCAACAAGACGCAGCCCATCATCGACATCCTGCTCAAGAACCAGACCAAACTAATCGACTTCCTGAGCAACTTCCAGAAGGACCGCACGGACGACGAGCAGTTCAACGACGAGAAGACCTACCTGATCAAACAGATCCGGGATCTGAAGAAACCGGCCTCCTAA
- the cdadc1 gene encoding cytidine and dCMP deaminase domain-containing protein 1 — MEDSEVKNPADPGQSVPGRDTRDGGTQTDSRIQGHDPRLSNENLFTLLSLWMELFPQGQSEEDDHGEIRGTGLVVVRDGKVAGLHCSGPELHAGQAAILQHGACLADCQLYFSRRPCASCLKMIINAGVSEISFWPGDPEVSMLRPGAEDRSSSRGRISEEAALDAVATEKLKSNSRPHICVLLQPLAPGLAQFVDETSRGSDFLERMSDDEPGLNTDELFNGERTRHLKAFSRRLLMQTPEQHREILTHMGLENFCVEPSFSNLRHNMRQLVEVLAAVAAGVPQQHYGFHREQHSTPEPSESPLPARQEELSQEVARHCIIQAKLLSYRTEDPKVGVGAVIWAKAPSAASNGTGHLCLVGCGYNAYPAGSHYAEYPRMDTKQEDRQRRKYRYIVHAEQNALTFRTRPIKPEEPAALFVTKCPCDECVPLIRGAGIAHIYTCDQDRDKDKGDISYLRFGGLRSIGKFVWRRSPAVVPASPPRHANGCTGKRGGPAERESRGTRKRRADRSNDSQEVG; from the exons ATGGAAGACAGCGAGGTGAAGAACCCAGCCGATCCGGGCCAGTCCGTACCGGGTCGCGATACCAGAGACGGCGGCACCCAGACTGACAGCAGGATACAAG GTCATGATCCCAGGCTATCAAACGAAAACCTGTTCACCTTGTTGAGTTTGTGGATGGAGCTGTTCCCCCAAGGGCAATCCGAAGAAGATGACCACGGCGAG ATCCGCGGGACGGGTCTGGTGGTGGTGCGGGACGGCAAGGTGGCGGGACTCCACTGTTCTGGACCCGAGCTCCATGCGGGACAGGCCGCCATCCTCCAACATGGCGCCTGCTTGGCTGACTGTCAGTTGTACTTCTCCCGACGACCCTGCGCCTCCTGCCTCAAGATGATCATCAACG CCGGAGTCAGCGAGATCTCCTTTTGGCCCGGTGACCCCGAGGTCAGCATGCTGAGGCCCGGCGCCGAGGACCGCTCGAGCTCCCGCGGCCGCATCTCGGAGGAGGCCGCGCTGGACGCCGTGGCAACGGAGAAGCTCAAGTCCAACAGCCGCCCGCACATATgcgtgctgctgcagccgctggCGCCGGGCCTGGCGCAGTTTGTGGACGAGACTTCCCGGGGGAGCGACTTCTTGGAGAGAATGTCCGACGACGAACCGGGCCTGAATACAGACGAGCTATTCAACGG AGAGCGGACGAGACACCTGAAGGCCTTCTCCAGAAGACTCCTGATGCAGACGCCCGAGCAGCACCGGGAGATTTTGACCCACATGGGCCTGGAGAACTTCTGTGTGGAGCCGTCCTTCTCCAACCTGAGGCACAACATGAggcagctggtggaggtcctggcggcggtggcggccgGCGTGCCGCAGCAACACTACGGCTTCCACAG GGAGCAGCATTCCACCCCGGAGCCGTCAGAGAGTCCCCTGCCCGCCCGTCAGGAGGAGCTGTCCCAAGAAGTGGCTCGCCATTGCATCATCCAAGCCAAGCTGCTGTCTTACAGAACAG AGGACCCAAAAGTGGGCGTGGGTGCCGTCATCTGGGCCAAAGCACCATCG GCTGCCAGTAATGGAACGGGGCATCTGTGCCTGGTGGGTTGCGGGTACAACGCCTACCCAGCAGGCTCCCACTACGCAGAGTACCCCCGGATGGACACCAAACAGGAGGACCGACAGAGACGCAAATACAGATACATCGTCCACGCCGAGCAGAACGCCCTCACCTTCAG GACTCGCCCCATCAAACCCGAGGAGCCCGCCGCGCTGTTCGTGACCAAGTGTCCGTGCGACGAGTGCGTCCCTCTGATCAGAGGCGCCGGCATCGCGCACATCTACACCTGCGACCAGGACCGGGACAAGGACAAGGGGGACATCTCCTACCTGCGCTTCGGCGGCCTGAGGAGCATCGGCAAGTTCGTG TGGCGGAGGAGCCCTGCGGTTGTCCCGGCGTCTCCCCCTCGCCACGCCA atggCTGCACGGGGAAGCGCGGCGGGCCGGCCGAGCGGGAGAGCCGCGGCACCAGAAAGCGGCGCGCCGACAGATCCAACGACTCGCAGGAGGTCGGCTGA
- the rcbtb1 gene encoding RCC1 and BTB domain-containing protein 1 isoform X3, with translation MERCFSVGRDDSAPCSPPPPPPPPPPRVLPPPFPPSSPLSVLTAAPQEARLSFVAGAMVDVSKWPLFSLLSTEELATVRQACVFGNSANEAIYITHANEAFALGLNSSGCLGTGDSLSTIVPKKLDFLRGKKVASLSYGSGPHVLLATEDGQLFAWGHNSYSQLGNGTTNQGLSPLPVAINPLNKKVKEVACGSHHSVALTLDGEVVSGYSHCLALTDEGLLYAWGANTYGQLGTGNKSNHLSPVLIMAEKERIVEVAACHSTHTSAAKTQSGQVYMWGQCRGQSIVMPHLTNFTTTDDVFACFATPSVMWRLMSMGHDDFTTVAEALRKEFDSPETADLKFSVDGKCIHVHKAVLKIRCEHFRSMFRSQWTEDQQDVIEIGQFSYPVYRSFLRFLYTDTVDLPPEDAIGLLDLATSYCENRLKRLCQQIIKRGINVDNAFTLLSAAIQYDAEDLEVFCFRFCVNHLTQVTQTGAFWQVDGAMLKEFISKASRCGAFKN, from the exons ATGGAGCGATGCTTTAG TGTCGGCAGGGATGATTCCGCTCCTTgctccccaccccctcctcctcctcctccacctcctcgcgTTCTCCCCCCTccgtttcctccctcctctcccctgtcAGTCCTGACTGCCGCTCCACAAGAAGCAAGGCTGAGTTTTGTGGCGGGAGCCATGGTGGACGTCAGTAAGTGGCCCCTGTTTTCCCTGCTGAGCACCGAGGAACTGGCCACAGTGCGGCAGGCCTGCGTGTTCGGAAACTCTGCCAACGAAGCCATCTACATCACACACGCCAATGAG gcttttgcGCTTGGGTTGAACAGCAGTGGCTGCCTCGGCACAGGAGACAGTCTGAGCACCATTGTGCCCAAGAAACTGGACTTTCTGCGGGGGAAGAAGGTCGCCAGCCTCAGCTATGGAAGCGGGCCGCATGTCCTGTTGGCTACAGAGG ACGGACAGCTGTTTGCCTGGGGCCACAACAGCTACAGTCAGCTGGGGAACGGGACCACCAACCAGGGACTGTCGCCGCTGCCGGTCGCCATCAACCCACTGAACAAGAAAGTGAAGGAAGTGGCGTGCGGCTCGCATCACTCCGTGGCCCTCACTCTGGATGGAGAG GTGGTGTCGGGCTACAGCCACTGCCTGGCGCTGACTGATGAAGGGCTGCTGTACGCCTGGGGAGCAAACACCTACGGCCAACTGGGGACCGGCAACAAGAGCAACCACCTCAGCCCCGTGCTGATCATGGCGGAAAAagagag GATTGTCGAGGTCGCAGCTTGCCATTCAACTCACACGTCAGCGGCCAAGACCCAAAGCGGTCAG GTGTATATGTGGGGTCAGTGTCGGGGTCAGTCCATCGTCATGCCACACCTCACAAACTTCACCACCACAGACGACGTCTTCGCCTGCTTTGCCACACCCTCCGTCATGTGGAGGCTCATGTCtatgg GGCACGACGACTTCACGACCGTCGCGGAGGCTCTGAGGAAAGAGTTCGACAGTCCGGAGACGGCCGACCTCAAGTTCAGCGTCGACGGCAAATGCATTCACGTGCACAAGGCTGTGCTGAAGATCAG GTGTGAGCATTTCCGGTCCATGTTCCGCTCCCAGTGGACCGAGGACCAGCAGGATGTGATCGAGATCGGCCAGTTCTCTTACCCAGTCTACCGGTCCTTCCTGCGGTTCCTCTACACGGACACCGTCGACCTCCCGCCCGAGGACGCCATCG gcCTGTTGGACCTGGCCACCTCTTACTGTGAGAACCGTCTGAAACGCCTGTGTCAGCAGATCATCAAGAGAGGGATCAACGTCGATAACGCCTTTACCTTGCTGTCTGCCGCCATACAGTACGACGCCGAG gACCTGGAAGTGTTTTGTTTTCGGTTCTGCGTGAACCACCTCACTCAGGTGACTCAGACGGGAGCCTTCTGGCAGGTGGACGGAGCGATGCTCAAGGAGTTCATCAGCAAAGCCAGCCGCTGCGGGGCCTTCAAGAACTGA
- the rcbtb1 gene encoding RCC1 and BTB domain-containing protein 1 isoform X2, which yields MVDVSKWPLFSLLSTEELATVRQACVFGNSANEAIYITHANEAFALGLNSSGCLGTGDSLSTIVPKKLDFLRGKKVASLSYGSGPHVLLATEDGQLFAWGHNSYSQLGNGTTNQGLSPLPVAINPLNKKVKEVACGSHHSVALTLDGEVFAWGYNNCGQIGSGSTANQPGPRKVTGCLQGKTAVGITCGQTSSMALVDNGEVYGWGYNGNGQLGIGNNGNQLTPCRLAALQGMCMQQVVSGYSHCLALTDEGLLYAWGANTYGQLGTGNKSNHLSPVLIMAEKERIVEVAACHSTHTSAAKTQSGQVYMWGQCRGQSIVMPHLTNFTTTDDVFACFATPSVMWRLMSMGHDDFTTVAEALRKEFDSPETADLKFSVDGKCIHVHKAVLKIRCEHFRSMFRSQWTEDQQDVIEIGQFSYPVYRSFLRFLYTDTVDLPPEDAIGLLDLATSYCENRLKRLCQQIIKRGINVDNAFTLLSAAIQYDAEDLEVFCFRFCVNHLTQVTQTGAFWQVDGAMLKEFISKASRCGAFKN from the exons ATGGTGGACGTCAGTAAGTGGCCCCTGTTTTCCCTGCTGAGCACCGAGGAACTGGCCACAGTGCGGCAGGCCTGCGTGTTCGGAAACTCTGCCAACGAAGCCATCTACATCACACACGCCAATGAG gcttttgcGCTTGGGTTGAACAGCAGTGGCTGCCTCGGCACAGGAGACAGTCTGAGCACCATTGTGCCCAAGAAACTGGACTTTCTGCGGGGGAAGAAGGTCGCCAGCCTCAGCTATGGAAGCGGGCCGCATGTCCTGTTGGCTACAGAGG ACGGACAGCTGTTTGCCTGGGGCCACAACAGCTACAGTCAGCTGGGGAACGGGACCACCAACCAGGGACTGTCGCCGCTGCCGGTCGCCATCAACCCACTGAACAAGAAAGTGAAGGAAGTGGCGTGCGGCTCGCATCACTCCGTGGCCCTCACTCTGGATGGAGAG GTCTTTGCATGGGGTTATAACAACTGTGGCCAGATCGGCTCGGGCTCCACCGCCAACCAGCCCGGCCCCAGGAAGGTCACCGGCTGCCTGCAGGGCAAGACGGCGGTCGGCATCACGTGCGGACAGACCTCCTCCATGGCGCTGGTTGACAACGGAGAG GTTTACGGCTGGGGCTACAACGGGAACGGACAGCTGGGCATCGGGAACAACGGGAACCAGCTGACGCCTTGCCGCCTCGCTGCCCTCCAGGGGATGTGCATGCAACAG GTGGTGTCGGGCTACAGCCACTGCCTGGCGCTGACTGATGAAGGGCTGCTGTACGCCTGGGGAGCAAACACCTACGGCCAACTGGGGACCGGCAACAAGAGCAACCACCTCAGCCCCGTGCTGATCATGGCGGAAAAagagag GATTGTCGAGGTCGCAGCTTGCCATTCAACTCACACGTCAGCGGCCAAGACCCAAAGCGGTCAG GTGTATATGTGGGGTCAGTGTCGGGGTCAGTCCATCGTCATGCCACACCTCACAAACTTCACCACCACAGACGACGTCTTCGCCTGCTTTGCCACACCCTCCGTCATGTGGAGGCTCATGTCtatgg GGCACGACGACTTCACGACCGTCGCGGAGGCTCTGAGGAAAGAGTTCGACAGTCCGGAGACGGCCGACCTCAAGTTCAGCGTCGACGGCAAATGCATTCACGTGCACAAGGCTGTGCTGAAGATCAG GTGTGAGCATTTCCGGTCCATGTTCCGCTCCCAGTGGACCGAGGACCAGCAGGATGTGATCGAGATCGGCCAGTTCTCTTACCCAGTCTACCGGTCCTTCCTGCGGTTCCTCTACACGGACACCGTCGACCTCCCGCCCGAGGACGCCATCG gcCTGTTGGACCTGGCCACCTCTTACTGTGAGAACCGTCTGAAACGCCTGTGTCAGCAGATCATCAAGAGAGGGATCAACGTCGATAACGCCTTTACCTTGCTGTCTGCCGCCATACAGTACGACGCCGAG gACCTGGAAGTGTTTTGTTTTCGGTTCTGCGTGAACCACCTCACTCAGGTGACTCAGACGGGAGCCTTCTGGCAGGTGGACGGAGCGATGCTCAAGGAGTTCATCAGCAAAGCCAGCCGCTGCGGGGCCTTCAAGAACTGA
- the rcbtb1 gene encoding RCC1 and BTB domain-containing protein 1 isoform X1: protein MERCFSVGRDDSAPCSPPPPPPPPPPRVLPPPFPPSSPLSVLTAAPQEARLSFVAGAMVDVSKWPLFSLLSTEELATVRQACVFGNSANEAIYITHANEAFALGLNSSGCLGTGDSLSTIVPKKLDFLRGKKVASLSYGSGPHVLLATEDGQLFAWGHNSYSQLGNGTTNQGLSPLPVAINPLNKKVKEVACGSHHSVALTLDGEVFAWGYNNCGQIGSGSTANQPGPRKVTGCLQGKTAVGITCGQTSSMALVDNGEVYGWGYNGNGQLGIGNNGNQLTPCRLAALQGMCMQQVVSGYSHCLALTDEGLLYAWGANTYGQLGTGNKSNHLSPVLIMAEKERIVEVAACHSTHTSAAKTQSGQVYMWGQCRGQSIVMPHLTNFTTTDDVFACFATPSVMWRLMSMGHDDFTTVAEALRKEFDSPETADLKFSVDGKCIHVHKAVLKIRCEHFRSMFRSQWTEDQQDVIEIGQFSYPVYRSFLRFLYTDTVDLPPEDAIGLLDLATSYCENRLKRLCQQIIKRGINVDNAFTLLSAAIQYDAEDLEVFCFRFCVNHLTQVTQTGAFWQVDGAMLKEFISKASRCGAFKN from the exons ATGGAGCGATGCTTTAG TGTCGGCAGGGATGATTCCGCTCCTTgctccccaccccctcctcctcctcctccacctcctcgcgTTCTCCCCCCTccgtttcctccctcctctcccctgtcAGTCCTGACTGCCGCTCCACAAGAAGCAAGGCTGAGTTTTGTGGCGGGAGCCATGGTGGACGTCAGTAAGTGGCCCCTGTTTTCCCTGCTGAGCACCGAGGAACTGGCCACAGTGCGGCAGGCCTGCGTGTTCGGAAACTCTGCCAACGAAGCCATCTACATCACACACGCCAATGAG gcttttgcGCTTGGGTTGAACAGCAGTGGCTGCCTCGGCACAGGAGACAGTCTGAGCACCATTGTGCCCAAGAAACTGGACTTTCTGCGGGGGAAGAAGGTCGCCAGCCTCAGCTATGGAAGCGGGCCGCATGTCCTGTTGGCTACAGAGG ACGGACAGCTGTTTGCCTGGGGCCACAACAGCTACAGTCAGCTGGGGAACGGGACCACCAACCAGGGACTGTCGCCGCTGCCGGTCGCCATCAACCCACTGAACAAGAAAGTGAAGGAAGTGGCGTGCGGCTCGCATCACTCCGTGGCCCTCACTCTGGATGGAGAG GTCTTTGCATGGGGTTATAACAACTGTGGCCAGATCGGCTCGGGCTCCACCGCCAACCAGCCCGGCCCCAGGAAGGTCACCGGCTGCCTGCAGGGCAAGACGGCGGTCGGCATCACGTGCGGACAGACCTCCTCCATGGCGCTGGTTGACAACGGAGAG GTTTACGGCTGGGGCTACAACGGGAACGGACAGCTGGGCATCGGGAACAACGGGAACCAGCTGACGCCTTGCCGCCTCGCTGCCCTCCAGGGGATGTGCATGCAACAG GTGGTGTCGGGCTACAGCCACTGCCTGGCGCTGACTGATGAAGGGCTGCTGTACGCCTGGGGAGCAAACACCTACGGCCAACTGGGGACCGGCAACAAGAGCAACCACCTCAGCCCCGTGCTGATCATGGCGGAAAAagagag GATTGTCGAGGTCGCAGCTTGCCATTCAACTCACACGTCAGCGGCCAAGACCCAAAGCGGTCAG GTGTATATGTGGGGTCAGTGTCGGGGTCAGTCCATCGTCATGCCACACCTCACAAACTTCACCACCACAGACGACGTCTTCGCCTGCTTTGCCACACCCTCCGTCATGTGGAGGCTCATGTCtatgg GGCACGACGACTTCACGACCGTCGCGGAGGCTCTGAGGAAAGAGTTCGACAGTCCGGAGACGGCCGACCTCAAGTTCAGCGTCGACGGCAAATGCATTCACGTGCACAAGGCTGTGCTGAAGATCAG GTGTGAGCATTTCCGGTCCATGTTCCGCTCCCAGTGGACCGAGGACCAGCAGGATGTGATCGAGATCGGCCAGTTCTCTTACCCAGTCTACCGGTCCTTCCTGCGGTTCCTCTACACGGACACCGTCGACCTCCCGCCCGAGGACGCCATCG gcCTGTTGGACCTGGCCACCTCTTACTGTGAGAACCGTCTGAAACGCCTGTGTCAGCAGATCATCAAGAGAGGGATCAACGTCGATAACGCCTTTACCTTGCTGTCTGCCGCCATACAGTACGACGCCGAG gACCTGGAAGTGTTTTGTTTTCGGTTCTGCGTGAACCACCTCACTCAGGTGACTCAGACGGGAGCCTTCTGGCAGGTGGACGGAGCGATGCTCAAGGAGTTCATCAGCAAAGCCAGCCGCTGCGGGGCCTTCAAGAACTGA
- the rcbtb1 gene encoding RCC1 and BTB domain-containing protein 1 isoform X4 — protein MERCFSVGRDDSAPCSPPPPPPPPPPRVLPPPFPPSSPLSVLTAAPQEARLSFVAGAMVDVSKWPLFSLLSTEELATVRQACVFGNSANEAIYITHANEAFALGLNSSGCLGTGDSLSTIVPKKLDFLRGKKVASLSYGSGPHVLLATEDGQLFAWGHNSYSQLGNGTTNQGLSPLPVAINPLNKKVKEVACGSHHSVALTLDGEVFAWGYNNCGQIGSGSTANQPGPRKVTGCLQGKTAVGITCGQTSSMALVDNGEVYGWGYNGNGQLGIGNNGNQLTPCRLAALQGMCMQQVVSGYSHCLALTDEGLLYAWGANTYGQLGTGNKSNHLSPVLIMAEKERIVEVAACHSTHTSAAKTQSGQVYMWGQCRGQSIVMPHLTNFTTTDDVFACFATPSVMWRLMSMGHDDFTTVAEALRKEFDSPETADLKFSVDGKCIHVHKAVLKIR, from the exons ATGGAGCGATGCTTTAG TGTCGGCAGGGATGATTCCGCTCCTTgctccccaccccctcctcctcctcctccacctcctcgcgTTCTCCCCCCTccgtttcctccctcctctcccctgtcAGTCCTGACTGCCGCTCCACAAGAAGCAAGGCTGAGTTTTGTGGCGGGAGCCATGGTGGACGTCAGTAAGTGGCCCCTGTTTTCCCTGCTGAGCACCGAGGAACTGGCCACAGTGCGGCAGGCCTGCGTGTTCGGAAACTCTGCCAACGAAGCCATCTACATCACACACGCCAATGAG gcttttgcGCTTGGGTTGAACAGCAGTGGCTGCCTCGGCACAGGAGACAGTCTGAGCACCATTGTGCCCAAGAAACTGGACTTTCTGCGGGGGAAGAAGGTCGCCAGCCTCAGCTATGGAAGCGGGCCGCATGTCCTGTTGGCTACAGAGG ACGGACAGCTGTTTGCCTGGGGCCACAACAGCTACAGTCAGCTGGGGAACGGGACCACCAACCAGGGACTGTCGCCGCTGCCGGTCGCCATCAACCCACTGAACAAGAAAGTGAAGGAAGTGGCGTGCGGCTCGCATCACTCCGTGGCCCTCACTCTGGATGGAGAG GTCTTTGCATGGGGTTATAACAACTGTGGCCAGATCGGCTCGGGCTCCACCGCCAACCAGCCCGGCCCCAGGAAGGTCACCGGCTGCCTGCAGGGCAAGACGGCGGTCGGCATCACGTGCGGACAGACCTCCTCCATGGCGCTGGTTGACAACGGAGAG GTTTACGGCTGGGGCTACAACGGGAACGGACAGCTGGGCATCGGGAACAACGGGAACCAGCTGACGCCTTGCCGCCTCGCTGCCCTCCAGGGGATGTGCATGCAACAG GTGGTGTCGGGCTACAGCCACTGCCTGGCGCTGACTGATGAAGGGCTGCTGTACGCCTGGGGAGCAAACACCTACGGCCAACTGGGGACCGGCAACAAGAGCAACCACCTCAGCCCCGTGCTGATCATGGCGGAAAAagagag GATTGTCGAGGTCGCAGCTTGCCATTCAACTCACACGTCAGCGGCCAAGACCCAAAGCGGTCAG GTGTATATGTGGGGTCAGTGTCGGGGTCAGTCCATCGTCATGCCACACCTCACAAACTTCACCACCACAGACGACGTCTTCGCCTGCTTTGCCACACCCTCCGTCATGTGGAGGCTCATGTCtatgg GGCACGACGACTTCACGACCGTCGCGGAGGCTCTGAGGAAAGAGTTCGACAGTCCGGAGACGGCCGACCTCAAGTTCAGCGTCGACGGCAAATGCATTCACGTGCACAAGGCTGTGCTGAAGATCAG GTAG